In Desulfobulbaceae bacterium, a single genomic region encodes these proteins:
- a CDS encoding 30S ribosomal protein S12, with product MPTINQLVRQGRKKIVSRSTTPALKGSPQKRGVCVRVYTTTPKKPNSALRKVARVRLTNGMEVTSYIPGVGHNLQEHSVVMIRGGRVKDLPGVRYHIIRGTLDTLGVANRKQSRSKYGAKRPK from the coding sequence ATGCCAACCATCAATCAATTGGTACGGCAAGGTCGTAAAAAGATTGTTAGCAGATCAACGACCCCAGCTTTGAAAGGATCACCGCAAAAACGCGGTGTGTGTGTGCGTGTTTATACAACTACCCCCAAAAAACCTAACTCCGCATTGCGTAAGGTCGCCAGGGTTCGCTTGACAAATGGAATGGAAGTGACTTCCTATATTCCAGGTGTTGGTCATAATCTTCAGGAGCACTCTGTGGTTATGATACGAGGCGGCAGAGTTAAGGACTTACCTGGTGTGCGCTACCATATTATCCGTGGTACGTTGGATACGTTGGGCGTAGCGAATCGGAAGCAGAGC